In one window of Henckelia pumila isolate YLH828 chromosome 1, ASM3356847v2, whole genome shotgun sequence DNA:
- the LOC140891826 gene encoding uncharacterized protein isoform X1 produces MAAAKYHSASSPFLGHLFQESFSSTTRKRNGGTTVSIKKAKLSESNVKKANLSARKKERVKLPDYGDAHGGNSTYHISKFFSHPSGIEAILNRRALQSCQSMDSNVYRCMLPVIQFFSFEVAPVLDLQVTPTSDDCIVEMLSCKFEGSEVMERQNERFSAFMKNHIKWVTVDARPFLEFDVKLNLALEIYTQPFTMLPVSAVEGPGNLMMQALVDQLVPLLVQQLLQDYEDWVRAQTKHLLK; encoded by the exons ATGGCAGCAGCTAAGTACCACTCTGCATCTTCTCCATTTCTAGGCCATCTTTTTCAAGAATCCTTCTCCTCCACAACCAG GAAGAGAAATGGGGGGACCACAGTGAGTATAAAGAAAGCAAAGTTGTCAGAGTCAAACGTTAAGAAAGCAAATCTTTCTGCAAGAAAGAAGGAGAGAGTGAAGCTCCCTGATTATGGTGATGCTCATGGAGGCAATAGCACTTACCATATTAGTAAATTTTTCAGCCATCCGTCTGGGATTGAAGCAATCTTGAATAGAAGGGCCTTGCAGAGTTGTCAGTCCATGGATTCCAATGTTTACAg GTGCATGCTGCCTGTTATTCAATTTTTCAGTTTTGAGGTTGCACCAGTTTTGGACTTGCAAGTAACTCCAACAAGTGATGATTGCATAGTCGAGATGCTGTCTTGCAAG TTTGAGGGTTCTGAAGTAATGGAACGCCAGAACGAACGCTTCTCAg CTTTCATGAAGAATCATATAAAATGGGTAACTGTTGATGCTAGACCATTTTTGGAATTCGATGTGAAGTTAAATCTTGCTCTTGAG ATATATACACAACCATTTACCATGCTACCTGTATCAGCAGTTGAGGGTCCTGGAAATTT AATGATGCAGGCCCTAGTGGACCAATTAGTGCCATTGCTTGTGCAACAACTGCTGCAAGATTATGAAGATTGGGTTCGCGCGCAAACCAAACACCTCCTAAAGTGA
- the LOC140891826 gene encoding uncharacterized protein isoform X2 — MAAAKYHSASSPFLGHLFQESFSSTTRKRNGGTTVSIKKAKLSESNVKKANLSARKKERVKLPDYGDAHGGNSTYHISKFFSHPSGIEAILNRRALQSCQSMDSNVYRCMLPVIQFFSFEVAPVLDLQVTPTSDDCIVEMLSCKFEGSEVMERQNERFSAFMKNHIKWIYTQPFTMLPVSAVEGPGNLMMQALVDQLVPLLVQQLLQDYEDWVRAQTKHLLK, encoded by the exons ATGGCAGCAGCTAAGTACCACTCTGCATCTTCTCCATTTCTAGGCCATCTTTTTCAAGAATCCTTCTCCTCCACAACCAG GAAGAGAAATGGGGGGACCACAGTGAGTATAAAGAAAGCAAAGTTGTCAGAGTCAAACGTTAAGAAAGCAAATCTTTCTGCAAGAAAGAAGGAGAGAGTGAAGCTCCCTGATTATGGTGATGCTCATGGAGGCAATAGCACTTACCATATTAGTAAATTTTTCAGCCATCCGTCTGGGATTGAAGCAATCTTGAATAGAAGGGCCTTGCAGAGTTGTCAGTCCATGGATTCCAATGTTTACAg GTGCATGCTGCCTGTTATTCAATTTTTCAGTTTTGAGGTTGCACCAGTTTTGGACTTGCAAGTAACTCCAACAAGTGATGATTGCATAGTCGAGATGCTGTCTTGCAAG TTTGAGGGTTCTGAAGTAATGGAACGCCAGAACGAACGCTTCTCAg CTTTCATGAAGAATCATATAAAATGG ATATATACACAACCATTTACCATGCTACCTGTATCAGCAGTTGAGGGTCCTGGAAATTT AATGATGCAGGCCCTAGTGGACCAATTAGTGCCATTGCTTGTGCAACAACTGCTGCAAGATTATGAAGATTGGGTTCGCGCGCAAACCAAACACCTCCTAAAGTGA